One Nycticebus coucang isolate mNycCou1 chromosome 7, mNycCou1.pri, whole genome shotgun sequence genomic window, atggttttatttttgcagtttttgaccggggctgggtttgaacctgccacctctggcatagggggccagcgccctactttgttgagccacaggcgctgcccattttcatgttttaatgtTCATTTCACTCGGGTTTTCTCTTCTTAGAAATACTTCTTAGTATCTTTtgtccaaataaaaaataagtttgtttttcttttccttaaagatTTGTAGGTTTTCTGTATTAAATTCCTTATCATTTATACGTTGTGCTATATCTTCTTCCAGTTTTAAGTTTGctcttttgttaatatttttgataagtaaaaaatctcactttattttattattgcaaCAACCCCATCCACAcgaaaaattttcaattttcatgcaaccaaattaattcattctttaCCTCTAggatttcatgttttgttttgttttctttggatgACTTGttcatgaaatctttttttcACCCTGAGGTCAAAACATTCTCTTATGCTTTCTATTAAAAGTATTAAAGGTTTATCTTTAAGTGCTTAATTCATGTAGAATTAACTTTATCGTATGATGTGATGTGATGCAACTGCACTTTTTATGAAATGTATAAGCTGTTTTCCCATCATCATTTATTGAGCCGTCTCTGCTCTTGCCCTTTATCTGCAAGGCCAGTATATTGTCAACAGTATCTTTTCCTTCCTAGCCAGATTGAAGAGTGTGGAAGTATTGAAGTATGTAGAAGTGtgtagaagaagaaagaagtatAGAATTAATGATAAGAATACTTAACttgttcttattttgaaaagaatatgtCTAATACTAGTGCATATATCCTTCTCATTTCCTTCTACCCTTGTttgtggaaaatttttattttacttttttaaatgagtGGGTgtagaattttattgaatgccttttctacatcttttgaaatgaatattgcttttcctcttttaattAAGTAATTAATGTTTATTCATATAAAGGTTTACGTTACACAAacctttatgtccaccctgtataatagTTATACATATTTTGGGGATACATGTCATATTTCAATGTAAGTATACAATGGTAATGaacaaatcagggtaattgggatatctatcacttcaaacatttatcttttttgtgtgttgggAGCATTCCGATTCTTCTCTTTAAggcatttcaaaatatataacaaattattgttaaatatattctctctcttctttattaTTAGCCAATTATGTCAATATATTCGATTTTTTTAACTTGAGTGAATTAAAAgcgtatttatttattaatttttgttttttgagacagagtctcactttgtcatccttagtagagtgctgtagcatcatagctcacagcaacctcaaactctggggctcaagtcatcctcttgcctcagactcccaagtagctgggattacagatcagatgcccaccacaatgcttggctgtttttgtttgtttgcagtttatggccggggctgggtttgaacccaccacctccggtatatggggacggcgccctactcctttgagccacaggcgctgcccatgcttggctgtttttagagataggatctcacactggctcaggctagtctcaaattcttgagctcagacaatcaatccaccttggcctcccagaggccataatgctaggattataggcataaaagCACTTTTAATTGTCTAAagattctctttcctctctgaaGTATCCAGATTCTTATTTCCTATTGTTTTCTTTGTGCTAACTGGGCTTCTCAGAAATACCATTTCACATCTTCATGGCTTTGCTTAGTGGGAGGAAATTTGTCCCCTTGCTTCTTTCCTGTTCCAACTCAGAGAGCAAGTAGTGTTTAAAAAGCAGGGTTTGCAATCAAGGTGAATTCAGTTGGAATTAGATTCATCCATTTGGTAGCtggtgaccttgaacaagttatttAATTTATCTGGATTTGGTTTGCTTAGGTATAAATGAAAGCTATGATCCTTTACAAAACCATAAGAATCAAAGCCAAATAATGCACAGAAAGATTTAGCCCTCAGCTTAGCACACTAGAATGATACAAGTTAGCTGTTGTTATTTGAAGTGTAAATCTTGTGGTAGGCTCCTTTATAACCTGAAGatggggtggggcctgtggctcagtaggtagggtgccggccccatataccgagggtggtgggttcaaacccagccccagccaaactgcaacaataaaatagctgggctttggggcaggctcctgtagtcccagctacttgggaggctgaggcaagagaatcgcctaagcccaggtgttggaggttgctgtgagctatgacaccctggcactctacccagggtgataaagtgagactatctctacaaaaaaataaataaataaaatataacctgAAGATGGCATTTTTCATATCTACTATAGAtataggattacaggagtaagccaccacgCCCCAGCCtgttgaaagaattttttttagtgATAAAAGGTAGATTTAGAGGAGTTAAATTGCTTGGGGATCCTGTAAGCAAATTTCTGGCATTTTATCTgcttaggtcagtggttctcaaccttcctaatgccatgaccctctaATACAgtcacgacccacaagttgagaaccactggcttagatcTTTACAAGATTATACAAGATTATAAGAGACACATGTGATGAATTATAAGCAACACGTGATGAATTatgaaagaaatgagagaaaacagTAAGAATCTGAGGAATAAAAATGGTCAAGAGAACAGGAATAtgagaaatgtatatttttatgggTAAGAAACGTATTATTTACGGAAATCCCTGACAAGCCACTTGCCTAAGCCACATTTTTGAAAACACAGTATGGTATCAGGAAGCTGGCTGGCCCTTTGCTGCTAGTAGAATGACTGAAGTTCAATGAAGGACATTGAAGAATATTCTGAACCTTTAAGGGGAAACCCTCTTAactatttcaaatatatacaggcattttttttttttttttgagacagaatctcattatgtcacccttggtagagtaccgtagtgtcacagctcacagcaacctcaaactctcgggcttaagcgattctttggcctcagcctcccaggtagctgggactacaggtgcccgccacaacacctggctatttttcagttgcagttgtcattgttgtttagcagacccgggctgggctagaacctgccagcctctgtgtatgtggccagtgccctactcactgacctgcAGGCACCCAGCCACATACAGGCATTTTTCGTATTAGGTGAACAATAAAATATGCAAACCAGCCTATCCATTCATTACCAAAAGCTGATTCTGAATGTGTATGAGAGCTTTGgacccctcctcctgcctccatcctTTTGGTAGCCCCCTGTTTATCCCTGGATCTCAATTAGGAAAAATTAACACTAATGTCAGTGCTTTTCTCCCATTATCCTCTCTTCTAATAGTTGTTTTGTTAGGGTGAGAGATTGTAAATAGATACCtgaaaaaaacattctttaaacTTAATAATTCAGTAGCCACTATGTCATCGTTATTTCCCTAAAGAGAGGAGACTATTTAATGGACAGGGACATGAGGCGACAAAACGAAACTGTCAAAGTATAACAGACTTCAGTTCATTTAGGAATCTTGCTATCTTCTTTGCAAAAATGTATCCCACTAGGGATTTAATTATCAAGGAAATGAGGATAACTTTCTTGCAGAATTCATTTCCTCCTCACGAAACAAAATTGTCAGCTGCTTTCCACATAGCTTCTTAGGTTGAACTGACTAAATTACATGTCCTAATGTATTTGGgtttagtgatttaaaaaaaatctcctacTTCCTTTCCTATCTGGCAACCTTAGGAaattgataaaaacaaacaagtaccagaatgttcactgtACCTTGCTAATGATAGCAAAAACCTGGAAACAAAAATGTACATGAatagaaaacaatataaataaatgttacatCCTTGGAATTTTAGCCAAGGATAATAAACTGGAAAACATTTGTTGATATGAAAAGATCTCCAAGATATATCATCAGTGGAAAAAACCAAGATGCAGAATAATATATATAGTAAGATACCATTTAtacaaaaaattatatgtaacacATATGATATACTTGTATAGCCATAGAAAGTTTCTGGAAGAATATATGAAAAGGTGATATAATAGGTGTTGCCTTTAAGTAGTGGAACTGGGGATAGGgaagtttactttttattttatgctcCTTGGTTCTGCATGAAAGGTTTTCTCATTGTAaacatattgttttttaaataataatttaaaggtagttgaaacttaaaattaaatgataacttttgcatttttgtgtgtgtttagctTCTCCTAGGTATTTTGATCTTTCTGCTTCCTTGGGCTCCACTTTCTCTTCGAGCATTTTTCATGCCCATACATGTTTATTCTGGACTTCTCCTCTTTGGAACAGCAATTGTAACAACACTTATGGGAGTGACGGAGAAACTGGTCTTTTCCCTGTAAGTTGCACAGTCTTCCTAGTTGTAATGCTTAACCTATATGATGTTAAATACTTGTCTGATGGGAAAATGTTAATATAAGCacagaaaaatctttttaagtattaacaatataaaattttaaaataatttttaaaattattatattatatgtatattactAAATGTTAAAGGTAAATCAAAAAGTCCAACAAATTGTACCACTCTTACAACTATTGAAGTTATGTACTCCTTTTCAATCTTTTTGATGTGcatggttttttttggttttgttttttgtgttttttttgagacagagtcttactttgtcaccctcagtagagcgctgtggcgtcatagctcacagcaaccacaaacttgttggctcaagtgattctcttgcttcagcctcctgagtaactgggactacaggagcccaccacaatgcctggctatttttagagatggtgtgaTACCCAAAGCAAGTGGAATAGAGAAGTACCAtcacactgagtccaaattaagcaagggtcctttacTGGCCCTTGATCAAGAGCAGGCTCACGCCACAAAGTCTCTCGACCACCAGAAGCAGGCGGAGAAGCTTTTTATACCGTGCTTTTGGTAGGGGAAGGGGAGTCAAGCCAAAAcctgcgggtggtgcctgtggctcagtgagtagagcgccagccccatataccgagggtggtgggttcgaacctgactctggccaaactgtaacaaaaaaataaataaaaaagctgggctttgcggtggatgcctgtagtcccagctactcaggaggctgaggcaagagaatctcctaagcccaagagctggaggttgctgtgagttgtgacaccacacgctctaccaagggccaaaaagtgaaactgtctctaaaaaaaaaaaaaaagccaacaccTGCAAGGTTAGATCTACAGGGTAAGGGGAGTGCTTACAAGGGGGAGCTGTGGTTTCACAGGATTTTGCATTTTTTGCTAACCTCTGCAGCTTTCAGCTGAGCTTAAAgggggagtgttgaaagcccttagcaaaATAGAGTAAGTCTGGCTCTAtgtacaaaatggagttagggcattacaacggggtctcactcttgctcaggctggtctcaaacctgtgagctcaagcaaaccacccacctcagccccagagtgctaggattacaggcatgagccaccaccccctgCCTAATGTACATGTTTTTATACTAATTGCAGTTACAGCATACCCACATTTTTGTTTCATATCCTTTACGATTTTTAAATGATATAGGTGTTATAGAtgctattattttcatatttatgatttttaaccATTTTATGATATACAACTGAGTGAATTATAGCGTAACTTAAATTTCTCCTCAATATCAAGCTTTAAGGAAATTGACACTTATGCTATACCACTGTGTTTTTTGAGCAGATAAATTCAAGACCGTTTTGCATGTTGTTGTATCACCCTATTTGTAATTGAACATACTTTCTCTTGTTTTCATAGGCAAAATCCTCCATACAGTTCATTCCCACCAGAAGGTGTTTTCGCAAATACCCTCGGCCTTCTAATTCTGGTGTTCGGGGCCCTCGTTTTTTGGATAGTTTCCAGACCACAGTGGAAACGTCCTAAAGAACCAAATTCTACCCGTCTTCAGCCAAATGGAGACCCTGTAGAGGGAGCAGGAGTCTCCATGACAACCAACTATGGCCACACAATGGACAAAGCAGATTCAGAATTAAACAATGAAGCAGcggcaaggaaaagaaatttagcCCTTGATGAGGCTGGACTGAGATCCACCATGTAAAATGGTGTGGAGACGTAGCAGTGTATTTTGCTTCTATTTAGCCATAAGGTAATCAAGCTACATAGtgtcgttgtttttttttttttaattataaagaaagaTTTCTTGGAAGATTTGAATTGATTGAGGCCTATGAACTTACCTAAATTGGAAAGGTTGTGATCAATATAAACAACAGCAGATACAAATTGGGGTTAAGTTACCTGTTTCTCGTTGAGAACCAAAGCCTTGCACAGAACAGGTGCTCAAAATGTGTCTATTAGTTGGTTAATTTGATGAACTGGCAGCGTCCCTAGCCTCTTCTCATGCAGTCATTTCCTGTTAATTCTGAGAGCCCAGTGAGTTCAGAACCAGGTATAACTTGTGCcgaaattttaaaatcagattgtgAGACAATCTGGGATTGGGACAGAGTTTAAACCATGTTGTTACACAGATATCATGGTTAGAATATAGgggaaaaaattaggaaaatatctGGCTCCTTTCTCTCTGGGCCTGGTTTCTGTTCCCTCCCCACTTGTTTGGGTTTGCATTAGCCTTGAAGACCAGGGTTTATATTAGGATATAAACCTACACCTGTGTAGGAGCAGTGCCCACACCATAGGTTGTTGAAGAGATCTCTGGTCAGTCTGACTTAGATTTTCTAAAACTCAACTTAGTTCCAAGACTTCCCTGAGGTTGGGGTGCTTTAGGACCCAGATTCTAAACCGCTTAGAATAAAAATACACCTGTATAAGCAGCAAAACTGCTCTACAAATCTTAAAAAGCACTTTTCCCTAagtttctgttcttatttttagaaGTTCTTACATGGAACTATATGCCAGACACTCTTCTAAGTGCCTTACAGATATTAGGTCATTCAGTCCTCAGACACACCTCATGAGGTAGatgttattattccattttataggCGAGACATCTGAAGGCTGGAGAGATGGATAATTggacccaaggtcacatagctcatCCATGGCTGAACTGAGATTCAAACCTTGGTGATCTGGCTGCTTAGTCTGTGTTCGTAACCACATCACTATGCTACTACTTTTCTGTCTTGTACTAATTTGCACTTACATCAACTTACCCCTGAATAAACCTCAACTGACCAGTGTGGAAtggagttattttttattttatttttttttccgtTATAATAGccatctttatttgtaaaaatcgGAATGGAGTTATTTTTAAAGAGGTGCTTCTTACCTTTTGGCTCTCTTCCCAAATAACTAAGGAAAGGGCCACCCACACCTCCAGTGGATCCTGGAGCCCCTGCCACTGCCAATCAGCCAGGGTGGTGGCTTTGATCTTTAAATTGTGTCTTTGTAACAGAAAGATTTGGGCAAGCCTATCTGTAGCTTTCCTCTGATTCAAGCagctgagagagacagaaagaacatCTGTAGCTTTTGAGATTAATTATATGCAATGTTTTGTTCTTCTTGATCTTAGGGGCCAAATAACTTTCGAGTTTGTACTAGAAGAGACCTATCTCATGGTCAGCTGTTCTCTGGGACAATAGTAAAAGTTCTTCCTGATTTTCGTGGAATTTGGAGGATATTTTGAGCTTTGGGTTCCTATCAGTGGATTGAGACTTAGAGATAAGAACTTTTCATGTGTGGAGATCTCTGTCTGGATTCTGGGATGACTTAAATGAAAACCTAGAATAGTACCTATGCTGAAATGATACCtttcatttttcagtttatttttggtttccatGAAATCTTACAGGGAAGCATCTAATGTGGATAAAAACCTTATAGTTTATACCAAATGCCCTTAACATTTTTGGTGCTTAGtgtatttccttttgattatttccaAAGACTGAATATGAGCTATACTTTATCATCTCCCTTAAACTTCATGGAGAACCATTCAAGATTCTCCTATTGTAACactatttcttctcatttaattAATTCTACTTCCAAAATTGGTAACAGTGACAGAAGCATCCCCAGTGCCCAACCTAAAGCCTGGCATATAGTTAAGTAGCACAGTTAAATTCAGGACGGGCACAGCATGGTACAATCTTGGTGCTAAGTCAAAGGAATTGCATAGTCACATACCATTTGATAAATGGATGTTTCATTATGTAGAGGTGCACAAAATTCCagggattgtttttttttggggggggggacagtgACTAAGCCCCAAGAATTGAAGCTGCTGTTCTTTTTTATATAGGCCAAGAAAGAGGTTAAGAGTGAAAAGTTAATTATGGATTTGGCACTAGAATAGCTCTATTGCAAAGGATTTGAGCAGCCCTCATCACAGccctttattttatcttttaggtAGGCTAATGCAAGGGTAATCTTACAGATATTATaggaacttctttctttttcagcctttataaataatacatagtaaaatatatctagaaaaccctttTGTTTTAGACTCTTCTTATAATGGGCTTTTTATCGCAGTGATAATTATACCTTTATCTTTCAGAAGGCGATATTTCCTACCAAAAGCATCTCCCCCCAAAATATCTCATTAAAAAGTCCCCAAAGAATAGGGGAGAACAAAGCCTTAGGTATCAATTCCAAAACAGTGATTGAGACCTCCCCAAATAATTATAGTTTATATCATCTGCACAGGTAATCTGGCTTGGCTTACCCCATAAtctaatttcagaaaagaaagctTTATTTTAACACTCATTTGAATCAACACGAAAGCCTTTTCTCTCAAAGCATTTATTGAGAAATTCCAGTGAATACATTTTTTGAATTAATGTCATCAAAAGCGCACAGCTTCCTGTGCTTCTTGTGTCAAACCAAATCCACCCTCCGGCTTTCCTGCCTTTATTTGCATAGTTTGCTTTAAGCTGTGATGTTTAGAAACAGCATCTCAGCCCTTACCatgaaatgacaaagaagacaatTACACTTTTGAGGGGATACTGACAAATACCTTCTGTTTTCTAAAGGACAAAATGAAGAGTGTGTCTCATTTTTAATTAGGCTCATTCCCCTGTTGAGCTGGAAATTCCAGTGCAGCCCTGATTGACGACCACTGCCAATCTGAAAACACAAAGGAAGGAGTAAAGCTTTATGCTAATTTTATCTCAATATAATGGAATTTTTATCTTAGCATGTCCTTTCGTAGATAGCTCTCACCAAAAACTGTAACTGCTGTGTCTTATAGGAAagtacagaaagaaagagaattagtATTATTTATCCTCACAAGGTACCTAAAAATCTTATGAGGAAAAGTTTTCTATCTTTAAATTTGCCTTTTTATCTTAATACATTTatggaaaaatatcaaaatatcctgaatattttataattttgtaggGAGAAACaatgtatctattttttcttatctttttatatagtaataaaagttattttggaaactctgtgtgtgtgtgttatcaaTTTGTCCGGGCGATTACAGGCCTTGTTCTGAAAGTTTCTTTCTCATggtttcttatttgtttgtttctttttcagtgCAGATAATTTTTGTAAGTGCCTTTACTGAAAATGCTATCAGATTTCTCTATAAAGTGTATTCTGATACCATACCTTTTATGTGGCTGAAGATATCAGAGGACTGTCTCAAAACTGTAATAGTGTACCCCTGCATGCAGTGTCTGAATAGAGCCACACTCTGTCACCGTGGAGGGTGCCAGAGATGTGTGCAACCCAAGCAGATGCAGTTGCAAAATCATGGGATAAGAACCTACTAAAAGTGCTAGTTGTTAggaaactgcatttttttttttttttagacagagtttcactatgctgCCTTCCATAGAGCGTTGTgccgttgcagctcacagcaacctcaaactcctgggctcaagcgattctctcgcctcagcctcccaagtagctgagactaccggtgcctgctacaacacctggctacttttttgttgtcgttgtaaTCGTCATTATTGTCTAGCAGgcacaggccaggtttgaactctccagcctcagtgtatgtggccggctccctaaccactgagcacggaTGCCAAGACAGGAAACTGCAGTTATTGTTCTTGAGAAggtatataatttataatgaatgaactttttttttttttttgtagcaatgaggtctcactatgttgcctaggctggtcatggtctcccaaagtgctgggattacaggcatgagccaccctaccAGGAccgtttgggttttttttccccaaataaaagagaagaatcaTTAACATGCAAGTGGAGCCAAAACTCATTCAATCTTATTATGACTGCTCATTTAGTCTTTTGTCACCTACTTTTTGTCTTCTGGGAAATGTTCATGGCATTTTATGTCATGTGGCTGTAGTAACAACATAATACTACATACCCTATTATGCAATAGAGCTGTAATATTGTGTATGAGTTGAATTTTTGTAAGTTAtattgataccggaatttcaggttcttggtctcggcgatttgaagaataaatcgacggaccacaggatcagtggtaagtcaggatttatttgcagaaaccaaaaattataacaactacaaaaaccaaacctcctggcagagagaacccaggaggggaacaagctctcctgctccctcttccagGTCTGcatttgggctctctgctcaggggtttatatagtggcaggggggttgttcttctagggtgtgagtcctgtcagttacagccagctgtccaatgaactctcaagCCTTGGAAACTgccaggaaatccaccagtctgAAGTGcttgtggaggagacagcaaggggccatccatgaaactgaccagtcagaagtaAACGTGGAGGAGACAGTAAGGTGCCAGCATCTCCCCCGCAGATGTCCCgcccttgcagcaagctggttcctgttcctctgtccccaggagcattaacacctccagggctaaggcagaggtcatggtgctgccttgtcctgcatcaataTCATATTTTGTCACTGATTTATATTAATTTCAGGAGTGCTGTATTTCATTTCAGATTTCTCTTAATTAGCAAgtatttttaacactttttaaatatatggcTTAAGCAGATTACTATAGAATTTTGCACATATTAACTCATACAATTTGTAGGTACACTAGTAAATGTGCACATATGTAATACC contains:
- the LOC128590683 gene encoding lysosomal membrane ascorbate-dependent ferrireductase CYB561A3 isoform X2, with amino-acid sequence MAMEGYWGFLGLLVSALLVGFLSVIFTLVWVLHYREGLGWDGSSLQFNWHPVLMVTGFIFVQGIASPRYFDLSASLGSTFSSSIFHAHTCLFWTSPLWNSNCNNTYGSDGETGLFPAKSSIQFIPTRRCFRKYPRPSNSGVRGPRFLDSFQTTVETS
- the LOC128590683 gene encoding plasma membrane ascorbate-dependent reductase CYBRD1 isoform X1; its protein translation is MAMEGYWGFLGLLVSALLVGFLSVIFTLVWVLHYREGLGWDGSSLQFNWHPVLMVTGFIFVQGIAIIVYRLPWTWKCSKLLMKSIHAGLNAVAAILAITSLVAVFENRNARNIPHLYSLHGWVGLAAVIFYVLQLLLGILIFLLPWAPLSLRAFFMPIHVYSGLLLFGTAIVTTLMGVTEKLVFSLQNPPYSSFPPEGVFANTLGLLILVFGALVFWIVSRPQWKRPKEPNSTRLQPNGDPVEGAGVSMTTNYGHTMDKADSELNNEAAARKRNLALDEAGLRSTM